One Mercurialis annua linkage group LG3, ddMerAnnu1.2, whole genome shotgun sequence DNA window includes the following coding sequences:
- the LOC126673122 gene encoding multifunctional methyltransferase subunit TRM112 homolog A-like has translation MRLLTHNMLSSNIKGVANGFPLRIEAETVIKKEVDFNPDFLKNMFAKIEWKALVDAAKAMGYAELPEEAECAMLESEEFMRKFHHAVLEVDLEEGALICPETGRKFPVKKGIPNMLLLEDEV, from the coding sequence ATGAGGCTGCTTACGCACAACATGCTATCTTCCAACATAAAGGGAGTCGCAAACGGATTCCCACTCCGAATCGAAGCAGAGACAGTAATTAAAAAGGAAGTTGATTTCAATCCAGATTTTCTCAAAAACATGTTCGCAAAAATCGAATGGAAAGCTCTCGTGGACGCTGCAAAAGCCATGGGATACGCCGAGCTGCCGGAGGAAGCGGAGTGCGCGATGCTCGAATCGGAAGAGTTTATGAGGAAATTTCACCACGCGGTGTTAGAGGTTGATCTTGAGGAAGGAGCTTTGATTTGCCCTGAAACGGGTCGGAAATTTCCTGTCAAGAAAGGGATTCCTAATATGCTTCTTCTTGAAGATGAGGTTTGA